From Candidatus Zixiibacteriota bacterium:
GTCTGTCATTGGGTGCGATGAAGCAATGCCTTCGTTCTGTCTGGCCGGAGATCACGACTGTGACCTCGCCCGGTGAACTGGCCGAGATGATCACCGATCATGACATCACTTGGTTGGCAGACGATGATGGTGTTGCGCTGGGGAATGCCGCGGATTCGACCCCGACGCCGCGCCGGACAGTTGTGATTGTCGGCCCCGAGGCCGGGTTTACCGACGCCGAACGTCGGCTCTTGGTCGAGGCAGGAGTCAGACCCATTCGTCTGGGATCCCGACGCCTGCGTGCCGAAACCGCCGCCATCGCGGCGTTGACACTGGTGATGCACCATCTGGGAGAACTATGACCCTCACTCCTCCACCGTCGCGCCCCGATCGTCCCTTCGATCCCGGTTGCATCTTCTGTCGTATCATCGCCCGTCAGGCGCCGGCGAAGATCCGCTATGAATCGGACGATGTCATCGCCTTCGATGATCGCCGTCCACAGGCGCCGACGCACGTTCTGATCTGTCCCAAAGCGCACTACCCGACCTTCATTGACACGCCTCCGGATGTCCTCGTACAGATGAATGCGCAGATCAAAGCCGTCGCCGACGTGCTGGGATTCCTCGACCGCGGGTTTCGCCTGATCGTGAACAATGGCCCCGAGTCGGGACAAATCGTCTATCACCTGCATTACCATTTCCTGGCCGGGCGACAGATGGGGGGATTCTGAGCGACTGGTGACAATAGCGTGCGTGCTCTGCTTGTGGCGAACGGAGTCGGCCGCACGCACCAACAGCGGGTTGAAAACCCGCTGTCCTCGAAACACCAACGTCCTGCGGACAGGGGGCTTTCAGCCCCCTGACGGCGGGAAAAATCCGCGACAGGGCGACAAGTGAGCGACTACTACACCGACCACCTCTCCGCCGAACGCCTCCGCCGCGTCTATGAGATCGCACCGCCACGTGTGCGGCAGTATCTCGAGGCCGAAATCGATCACGTGGCCGGGAATATCCGTCCCGGCGACGTCGTTCTCGAACTCGGATGCGGATATGGGCGCGTCGTCCCACGCTTGGCGGCGAGGGCGAAAGCGGTGATCGGAATCGACACGTCCCTTGCGAGTCTGCGAATGGGACAGGACCTCCTGCGCGGTATCGGCAATTGCCACCTGGCATGCATGAATGCTCTTCATCTCGGCTTTGCCGATCGCACCTTCGATCTCGTCGTCTGCATCCAGAACGGGATCTCGGCATTCCATGTCGATCAACGCGCCGTCATCTGCGAGGCCGTCCGGGTCACGAGACCCGCTGGACTGGCGCTGTTTTCGAGCTATTCGGAGAAGTTCTGGAACGACCGCTTGGACTGGTTCGAACGTCAGTCGGCAGCCGGTCTGCTTGGCGAGATCGACCACGACAAGACGCGCGACGGTGTGATCGTCTGCAAGGATGGCTTCACCGCCACGACCGTCACCCCGGAGTACTTCCGCTCATTGGTCGATGACCTCGGCGCCGAGGTGCGAATCGACGAGGTCGATGAGTCCAGCGTCTTCTGCGCGATCACGATTCCCCATCCGTAGGGGCACAGCGTGCTTGTCCGCCTCGGGCGGGCCGTGCCCTCACTTCCGCGGGTTGAAAACCCGTGTCCTTGAAGTACAGTGACGCCGGACAAGGGCTTGAGGCCACTGAGGAGCCCGCCCCGGAGACCGGTGTCGGCGGCACAACAGATTGTCGCTCAACTACTTGAAGGGAGTGCCCGGAACGATAGAGAAACCATGGGCATCGCTGACGTCAAGTTCCGACGCTCCAAGTTCGACTTCTCATTGACATTTTCTGCGCCCCCACCGTAATTCCGTTCGGCAGGGAGGGGTTGGTGTGCCCTCCGGGAGGCGGCCGCTAAACGGTTAACAGGAGTCGAGTTCGGCAAGAACCCTATAACGCACAGGTACCGGTTTGAAAGGAGTTGAACGCTTGGATGACCGGCGTTCGCGTACGCGACGATGAGAGTTTCGAGAAGGCCCTGAAGAGATTCAATAAGACATGTGAGAAAGCAGGGATATTGTCGGACATTAAGAAACACCAACACTTCGAGAAGCCATCGGACCGCAAGAAACGGAAGCTGAATCAAGCCAGACGGCGCAGTCGCAAACGGAGCTACAACGAGTAATCGGCAGGGAAACGCTCGTTCACGGTTCTGAAGAACAGCCGCAACTGGCGCAGTACGAAAGACACGGGCAGTCCTTCAAGGGGGCGGAAAAGGCCGGGGGGCACAAGATCGCAAGCGCTTTGGCGGGGTGAAGTAGGCCCGGCCGATGCGGTGCGGTATAGCATCACTACAGCATAATCGTGCGGGTTGGCCGGCGATCAAGACCAGCCGACCCGCCGACATAGCCAATGGGTGGCGGGAGCTTCAATCTCCGGCCGCCGGAGTGTGTCTCTGGGGGATCAGGACGATCCTGTTCACGGGAATCACAGCGGCTTGAACGGTCCCATTCGAGGCAGCATCCCATGGCGGTGGGATGCCGGGTTGCCTCGTTCCAGGCGTTGCCAGGCCGCAGGAGGCGGGGCATGAATCTCATCGATCTGGTGCTCTTGATCGGCGTGGTGGCCTGTGCGGCCTGGGCGGCCAAACGTGGCTTCCTGCGCATGCTGTTCATCACGCTGGCGCTGGCTGTGGCCATCATCATCGCCGTGCACTACAATGACGGTTTCACCCGGGAACTGGCGGCCTACTTCCATGCCTCACCGATCTGGGTGTCGATGTGGGCCTTCGTACTCTCGTCCATGCTGCTGTTCGCCCTGTTCCGCCTGTTGGCGCGGTTGTTCTCACGCGCCGTCAATGTGCAGAAGGTCGGCAAGTACGACCAATTCGGCGGGGCGGTCGTCGGCCTGATTTTCGGGTGGGTGATGATGGGGTATCTGCTGTTTCTGGTGATGTTCCTGCCGCTGCCCTATGCCTTGGAACAGAAGTTCGACACGACGGTGTTGGCCAACAAGATGGGGGCCTCGATCCCCTTCCTCTATGAGGCCTCCGCCAAGCTCCATCCCTCGCAGGACGACTTCATGGCCAAGATGGAGCAGTCGCTGTCCGGTGCGATGCAGTACGCCAAGTCGACGCAGAGCGCCCGTCGCCGGGCCAAGAGCGGCGCCACCGATCAAGCCCGAGTCAATGACTTCCTCGGCCGTATCGAACGCTATTTCGCCTCGACCGATTACTAGCGGGAGGCTGAGAAAGGACCATCCATGTCATTCTGAGCCCCGTCGCTCTTTGGCGGGGCGAAGAATCTGCTTTTGGTTTCATGGGGCGAAACAGCAGATCCTTCGTCCGCCAAAGGCGGACTCAGGATGACAATGGTGGGACCGATCCATGTCTTCTGCGTTTTTCAGCAACCTGCCGGAATTGGCTGCATGGTCTCACGAAGACCGTGGCATCTGGCCATGACTTGGGTGAGCAAAGGGCTTAAGCCCCTTGTCTTCCGGTCTTGGCGATGATCAGTGGGAGCTATCAACAGGGCGCGGATTCCGCGCCCTTTGCGTTTTGTCCTGTACGTCAAACCCGTATGTTCTCAAGAGCATCTGACCGAGCGGAGGCCAGGTGCCCTGCCCCATTCCGCCGGAGGCCGAATCGGGCGAGGGTGTCCTTCGTTTATTCTGCTGGAGGCTCTCAGTGAGCCGCGCCGAGCACTGAATCGATCTTGGCAATCAGCCGTAGCGCGGTCGCGTTCTGCGGCTCATGCTTCAGGACTTCCTGCAACTGTGCCCGGGCCGCTTCAACGGAATCGGCACGCACGTAGGCCACGGCCAGATTCACCCGAACCGCCCCGGTCAACGGCTGCAAGAGTAGCGCCTTGCCGAGTACCTCGATGGCCGGTAGTGGCTGCCCGTTTTCCAGGTACACCGCACCCAAGTTCGCCCAACTCGTCACACTGCCGGGCGCATGCGCCGTTGCGGTCTTCAGAAGACGGATGGCTTCGGTGTAGTTCTTGGCGGCGGTGAAGATCAGCGCCAGCGCATTGTAGGCCGGGGCAAAGGCCGAGTCCCCCGCGACGGCGGCGGCATAGTGCTGGACCGCAACGGGGATCTGTTCCCTGGCCCGCGCGATGTCCCCCAGGTTCAGATGCGGCTGCCCGAGATTGGGGTTTGTGCGGACGGCGATGCGAAAACACCCTTCGGCTTTGCCGGTGTCGCCCTTGCCGAGATAGGCCAGCCCCATGTTGTTGATGACTTCGGCATCGCTGCTCCGGTGTCTCATGTAGGTGAAGGAGACGGCCACAGCGGAATCGTACTCTTTCACGCGCACCAGATCGTAGGCGAGATTGCGCAGGGACGCCAGGTGAGACGGGTCAATCGCCAGCGCCTTCTCGTACACTTCGACGGCCTGGGCATAGTCGCCCCGACGGTCCAAGGTGAGGGCTTCCTGGTAGAGCGTGAAGGTGGGATTGGCCATGATCCGTTCGACAATCGGCCGGTTGAAGACGAACAGGTGAATCGCAACGACACCGCCGATCACCAGCCATTTCAACGTCTTCCCCGTGCGCATATACTCGACCAGCGTCCAGGCGATGGCCACGGCGAAGAGTACCATCATCGGCAGAATCGGCAGACGGTGTCGCGCCGTCACCAAAAACCCGATCACCGTCAACGCATAGAGCACGGTATAGACCATCAACGGCCGGGTACGTGACGAGACCCGCCACGCCAACGGTATTCCCAATACCGCCAGCGGTGCAATCAACCCATAGGGGAAGTAGATGCCGAAGTGCCAGATGAGTCTCCGCAGGAGCGATGAATAGCGCGTATACGCGTAGATATCGGTCTGGTCCCCGGTCTCATAGCCGTTGAACA
This genomic window contains:
- a CDS encoding tetratricopeptide repeat protein, translated to MPRPVAGVTDGTGDFSPRNARDALWLGAIFVLALLARVIVLWQLSRNNPGFFDPTVDSRWHYLWAKSIAAGDWLGSGVFYRAPLYPYLLGIWITLFGDGLWPIRLAQAVIGSLSAVLVCLIGARGFGRRVGITAGLIWAIYGTMIYYETELLIEVIVVPFTLLAIWLAMREHGQTPVRLWRWLTVGIVVGLTAIARPNILLALPAFWMWSWTPADRPSRTRRERWSGPLAVTLGALLPIVPVTARNFMVGNDPVLISYQGGVNLYLGNNPKADGLTMSMPEVTLDESVEWNEFVRTTDSIASALAGRSLRPSEVSSFWTRRALAYMTAHPLAATWGILKKTYYLFNGYETGDQTDIYAYTRYSSLLRRLIWHFGIYFPYGLIAPLAVLGIPLAWRVSSRTRPLMVYTVLYALTVIGFLVTARHRLPILPMMVLFAVAIAWTLVEYMRTGKTLKWLVIGGVVAIHLFVFNRPIVERIMANPTFTLYQEALTLDRRGDYAQAVEVYEKALAIDPSHLASLRNLAYDLVRVKEYDSAVAVSFTYMRHRSSDAEVINNMGLAYLGKGDTGKAEGCFRIAVRTNPNLGQPHLNLGDIARAREQIPVAVQHYAAAVAGDSAFAPAYNALALIFTAAKNYTEAIRLLKTATAHAPGSVTSWANLGAVYLENGQPLPAIEVLGKALLLQPLTGAVRVNLAVAYVRADSVEAARAQLQEVLKHEPQNATALRLIAKIDSVLGAAH
- a CDS encoding CvpA family protein, whose amino-acid sequence is MNLIDLVLLIGVVACAAWAAKRGFLRMLFITLALAVAIIIAVHYNDGFTRELAAYFHASPIWVSMWAFVLSSMLLFALFRLLARLFSRAVNVQKVGKYDQFGGAVVGLIFGWVMMGYLLFLVMFLPLPYALEQKFDTTVLANKMGASIPFLYEASAKLHPSQDDFMAKMEQSLSGAMQYAKSTQSARRRAKSGATDQARVNDFLGRIERYFASTDY
- a CDS encoding HIT domain-containing protein, with product MTLTPPPSRPDRPFDPGCIFCRIIARQAPAKIRYESDDVIAFDDRRPQAPTHVLICPKAHYPTFIDTPPDVLVQMNAQIKAVADVLGFLDRGFRLIVNNGPESGQIVYHLHYHFLAGRQMGGF
- the rpsU gene encoding 30S ribosomal protein S21, with protein sequence MTGVRVRDDESFEKALKRFNKTCEKAGILSDIKKHQHFEKPSDRKKRKLNQARRRSRKRSYNE
- a CDS encoding class I SAM-dependent methyltransferase, translated to MSDYYTDHLSAERLRRVYEIAPPRVRQYLEAEIDHVAGNIRPGDVVLELGCGYGRVVPRLAARAKAVIGIDTSLASLRMGQDLLRGIGNCHLACMNALHLGFADRTFDLVVCIQNGISAFHVDQRAVICEAVRVTRPAGLALFSSYSEKFWNDRLDWFERQSAAGLLGEIDHDKTRDGVIVCKDGFTATTVTPEYFRSLVDDLGAEVRIDEVDESSVFCAITIPHP